A window of the Salvelinus alpinus chromosome 3, SLU_Salpinus.1, whole genome shotgun sequence genome harbors these coding sequences:
- the rufy2 gene encoding RUN and FYVE domain-containing protein 2 isoform X4 has product MYSPQSLHRWGITHSESMERLAYSQALRDPMSMERTNLLNMAKLSIKGLIESALSFGRTLDSDYPPLQQFFVVMEHCLKHGLKVKKSFLGYNKSLWGPLEMVEKLCPEAGEIAASVRDLPGLKTPLGRARAWLRLALMQKRLADYLRLLITRKDLLSDFYDNSAVMVEEEGAVIVGLLVGLNVIDANLCVKGEDLDTQVGVIDFSMYLKNDIDDYRSGERNGQIAAILDQKNYVEELNRQLNSSVHGLQGRVDNLEKSNSKLIEELAIAKNNIIKLQEENHQLRNENTIILIKAQQQLEVTQVDVDVELDTYKQSRQGLDEMYNEARRQLREECQLRQDVENELVVQVSMKQEMDLAMKLLEKDIHEKQDTLIGLRHQLDEVKAINVEMYTKMQTSDDGMKQKNDMITRLEEKTNQITATMKQLEQRLQEAERDRWTAEDGARKFKHDFANKADSLQKQIAQREKQMLQLETDLKIEKEWRQTLQNDLERERDIVAQLSAEAQQINGLKKEFHRLQDENSQLKGICEEQEQALEELGCKLSESKLKIEDIKEANKALQGGQVWLKDKDATHCKLCEKEFSISRRKHHCRNCGEIFCNACSDNELPLPASPKPVRVCDTCHALLLQRCSSNAT; this is encoded by the exons ATGTATTCCCCTCAGAGTTTACATCGCTGGGGCATCACTCATAGTGAGAGCATGGAGCGACTTGCATACAGTCAAG CTCTGCGGGACCCTATGTCGATGGAGAGAACTAATCTGCTGAACATGGCCAAGCTCAGCATCAAAGGCCTGATCGAGTCGGCCCTCAGTTTTGGACGCACCCTGGACTCCGACTACCCTCCACTCCAGCAGTTCTTTGTTGTCATGGAGCACTGCCTCAAACATGGCCTCAAAG TGAAGAAGTCCTTTCTTGGATACAACAAGTCACTGTGGGGTCCTCTGGAGATGGTGGAGAAGTTGTGTCCTGAGGCAGGAGAGATTGCAGCCAGCGTCAGGGACCTACCAGGactaaa GACTCCACTGGGCAGAGCTCGGGCCTGGCTGCGTCTGGCCCTGATGCAGAAGAGGCTGGCTGATTACCTCCGCCTTCTGATCACCAGAAAGGACCTGCTGAG TGATTTCTATGATAACTCTGCTGTgatggtagaggaggagggtgcTGTCATCGTTGGCCTGCTGGTGGGACTCAATGTGATCGATGCCAACCTGTGTGTCAAGGGCGAGGACCTGGATACACAG GTTGGGGTCATTGACTTTTCAATGTACTTGAAAAATGACATTGATGACTACAGAAGTGGAGAAAG AAATGGTCAAATAGCAGCCATCCTAGACCAGAAGAACTATGTTGAAGAATTAAATAGGCAGCTTAA TTCTTCAGTACACGGCTTACAAGGGAGGGTCGATAACTTGGAGAAATCAAACTCTAAACTCATTGAGGAG CTGGCGATTGCAAAAAATAACATAATCAAACTGCAAGAGGAGAACCATCAGCTTAGAAATGAGAACACTATTATTCTCATAAAAGCTCAGCAGCAACTTGAG GTGACCCAGGTTGACGTGGATGTGGAGCTGGACACCTATAAGCAGTCGAGGCAGGGCCTTGACGAGATGTACAACGAGGCCAGGAGACAGCTCAGGGAGGAGTGTCAACTACGCCAG GATGTGGAAAATGAGTTGGTGGTACAGGTGAGCATGAAGCAGGAGATGGATCTGGCCATGAAACTGTTGGAGAAGGACATTCACGAAAAACAGGACACACTGATCGGCCTGCGCCACCAGCTGGATGAAGTCAAGGCCATCAATGTGGAAATGTACACAAAAATGCAG ACTTCTGATGATGGCATGAAACAGAAGAACGACATGATCACTCGTTTGGAGGAGAAGACCAATCAAATCACAGCAACCATGAAACAGCTGGAGCAAAG ATTACAAGAGGCAGAGCGGGACCGCTGGACTGCAGAAGATGGAGCTCGCAAATTCAAGCATGACTTTGCCAACAAAGCCGACAGCCTCCAAAAGCAGATAGCCCAgagagagaagcaaat GCTGCAGCTGGAGACAGACCTAAAGATTGAGAAGGAGTGGCGGCAAACCTTACAGAACGACCTGGAGAGGGAACGAGACATCGTCGCCCAGCTCAGTGCTGAAGCCCAGCAAATAAATGGACTTAAAAAG GAGTTCCACAGGCTGCAGGATGAGAACAGCCAGCTGAAGGGGATTTGTGAAGAACAGGAGCAGGCCCTGGAGGAGCTAGGCTGCAAACTCAGCGA ATCAAAACTTAAAATCGAAGACATAAAAGAGGCAAATAAAGCTCTTCAG GGAGGGCAGGTCTGGCTGAAGGACAAAGATGCTACCCACTGTAAACTTTGTGAAAAGGAGTTCTCCATCTCTAGGAGAAAG CACCACTGTAGAAACTGTGGGGAGATCTTCTGCAATGCATGCTCTGACAACGAGCTGCCCCTCCCTGCATCGCCAAAACCAGTGAGGGTCTGTGATACGTGCCACGCCCTTCTCCTCCAACGCTGCTCCTCCAATGCCACGTGA
- the rufy2 gene encoding RUN and FYVE domain-containing protein 2 isoform X6 has translation MATPAEQDLALAEAESNKEKSQVFGILRLQEEKSAGEKASTTSTTMMAGDGRWQAPIFALARKASETFSGSSSHVLAKVAEPTSFVNEWSVPALRDPMSMERTNLLNMAKLSIKGLIESALSFGRTLDSDYPPLQQFFVVMEHCLKHGLKVKKSFLGYNKSLWGPLEMVEKLCPEAGEIAASVRDLPGLKTPLGRARAWLRLALMQKRLADYLRLLITRKDLLSDFYDNSAVMVEEEGAVIVGLLVGLNVIDANLCVKGEDLDTQVGVIDFSMYLKNDIDDYRSGERNGQIAAILDQKNYVEELNRQLNSSVHGLQGRVDNLEKSNSKLIEELAIAKNNIIKLQEENHQLRNENTIILIKAQQQLEVTQVDVDVELDTYKQSRQGLDEMYNEARRQLREECQLRQDVENELVVQVSMKQEMDLAMKLLEKDIHEKQDTLIGLRHQLDEVKAINVEMYTKMQTSDDGMKQKNDMITRLEEKTNQITATMKQLEQSDKDLLSQTRTLAMSFVKCASTDTENQYKLVKDISF, from the exons ATGGCGACACCTGCAGAGCAAGACCTTGCATTAGCTGAAGCAGAAAGCAACAAGGAGAAGTCTCAAGTATTTGGAATCCTTAGGTTACAGGAAGAAAAATCGGCCGGTGAAAAAGCTAGCACCACGTCCACGACCATGATGGCAGGGGATGGGAGATGGCAGGCGCCCATATTTGCCCTAGCCAGGAAAGCATCGGAGACCTTTTCAGGAAGCAGCAGTCATGTTCTGGCAAAGGTAGCGGAACCCACATCTTTTGTAAACGAATGGAGTGTCCCAG CTCTGCGGGACCCTATGTCGATGGAGAGAACTAATCTGCTGAACATGGCCAAGCTCAGCATCAAAGGCCTGATCGAGTCGGCCCTCAGTTTTGGACGCACCCTGGACTCCGACTACCCTCCACTCCAGCAGTTCTTTGTTGTCATGGAGCACTGCCTCAAACATGGCCTCAAAG TGAAGAAGTCCTTTCTTGGATACAACAAGTCACTGTGGGGTCCTCTGGAGATGGTGGAGAAGTTGTGTCCTGAGGCAGGAGAGATTGCAGCCAGCGTCAGGGACCTACCAGGactaaa GACTCCACTGGGCAGAGCTCGGGCCTGGCTGCGTCTGGCCCTGATGCAGAAGAGGCTGGCTGATTACCTCCGCCTTCTGATCACCAGAAAGGACCTGCTGAG TGATTTCTATGATAACTCTGCTGTgatggtagaggaggagggtgcTGTCATCGTTGGCCTGCTGGTGGGACTCAATGTGATCGATGCCAACCTGTGTGTCAAGGGCGAGGACCTGGATACACAG GTTGGGGTCATTGACTTTTCAATGTACTTGAAAAATGACATTGATGACTACAGAAGTGGAGAAAG AAATGGTCAAATAGCAGCCATCCTAGACCAGAAGAACTATGTTGAAGAATTAAATAGGCAGCTTAA TTCTTCAGTACACGGCTTACAAGGGAGGGTCGATAACTTGGAGAAATCAAACTCTAAACTCATTGAGGAG CTGGCGATTGCAAAAAATAACATAATCAAACTGCAAGAGGAGAACCATCAGCTTAGAAATGAGAACACTATTATTCTCATAAAAGCTCAGCAGCAACTTGAG GTGACCCAGGTTGACGTGGATGTGGAGCTGGACACCTATAAGCAGTCGAGGCAGGGCCTTGACGAGATGTACAACGAGGCCAGGAGACAGCTCAGGGAGGAGTGTCAACTACGCCAG GATGTGGAAAATGAGTTGGTGGTACAGGTGAGCATGAAGCAGGAGATGGATCTGGCCATGAAACTGTTGGAGAAGGACATTCACGAAAAACAGGACACACTGATCGGCCTGCGCCACCAGCTGGATGAAGTCAAGGCCATCAATGTGGAAATGTACACAAAAATGCAG ACTTCTGATGATGGCATGAAACAGAAGAACGACATGATCACTCGTTTGGAGGAGAAGACCAATCAAATCACAGCAACCATGAAACAGCTGGAGCAAAG TGATAAAGATTTGCTGAGCCAGACACGCACACTCGCCATGTCATTTGTAAAATGTGCCAGCACAGACACTGAGAACCAATATAAGCTTGTTAAAGACATCTCTTTCTGA
- the rufy2 gene encoding RUN and FYVE domain-containing protein 2 isoform X5, with translation MATPAEQDLALAEAESNKEKSQVFGILRLQEEKSAGEKASTTSTTMMAGDGRWQAPIFALARKASETFSGSSSHVLAKVAEPTSFVNEWSVPALRDPMSMERTNLLNMAKLSIKGLIESALSFGRTLDSDYPPLQQFFVVMEHCLKHGLKVKKSFLGYNKSLWGPLEMVEKLCPEAGEIAASVRDLPGLKTPLGRARAWLRLALMQKRLADYLRLLITRKDLLSDFYDNSAVMVEEEGAVIVGLLVGLNVIDANLCVKGEDLDTQVGVIDFSMYLKNDIDDYRSGERNGQIAAILDQKNYVEELNRQLNSSVHGLQGRVDNLEKSNSKLIEELAIAKNNIIKLQEENHQLRNENTIILIKAQQQLEVTQVDVDVELDTYKQSRQGLDEMYNEARRQLREECQLRQDVENELVVQVSMKQEMDLAMKLLEKDIHEKQDTLIGLRHQLDEVKAINVEMYTKMQTSDDGMKQKNDMITRLEEKTNQITATMKQLEQRLQEAERDRWTAEDGARKFKHDFANKADSLQKQIAQREKQMLQLETDLKIEKEWRQTLQNDLERERDIVAQLSAEAQQINGLKKEFHRLQDENSQLKGICEEQEQALEELGCKLSEYLSILNSFDIKT, from the exons ATGGCGACACCTGCAGAGCAAGACCTTGCATTAGCTGAAGCAGAAAGCAACAAGGAGAAGTCTCAAGTATTTGGAATCCTTAGGTTACAGGAAGAAAAATCGGCCGGTGAAAAAGCTAGCACCACGTCCACGACCATGATGGCAGGGGATGGGAGATGGCAGGCGCCCATATTTGCCCTAGCCAGGAAAGCATCGGAGACCTTTTCAGGAAGCAGCAGTCATGTTCTGGCAAAGGTAGCGGAACCCACATCTTTTGTAAACGAATGGAGTGTCCCAG CTCTGCGGGACCCTATGTCGATGGAGAGAACTAATCTGCTGAACATGGCCAAGCTCAGCATCAAAGGCCTGATCGAGTCGGCCCTCAGTTTTGGACGCACCCTGGACTCCGACTACCCTCCACTCCAGCAGTTCTTTGTTGTCATGGAGCACTGCCTCAAACATGGCCTCAAAG TGAAGAAGTCCTTTCTTGGATACAACAAGTCACTGTGGGGTCCTCTGGAGATGGTGGAGAAGTTGTGTCCTGAGGCAGGAGAGATTGCAGCCAGCGTCAGGGACCTACCAGGactaaa GACTCCACTGGGCAGAGCTCGGGCCTGGCTGCGTCTGGCCCTGATGCAGAAGAGGCTGGCTGATTACCTCCGCCTTCTGATCACCAGAAAGGACCTGCTGAG TGATTTCTATGATAACTCTGCTGTgatggtagaggaggagggtgcTGTCATCGTTGGCCTGCTGGTGGGACTCAATGTGATCGATGCCAACCTGTGTGTCAAGGGCGAGGACCTGGATACACAG GTTGGGGTCATTGACTTTTCAATGTACTTGAAAAATGACATTGATGACTACAGAAGTGGAGAAAG AAATGGTCAAATAGCAGCCATCCTAGACCAGAAGAACTATGTTGAAGAATTAAATAGGCAGCTTAA TTCTTCAGTACACGGCTTACAAGGGAGGGTCGATAACTTGGAGAAATCAAACTCTAAACTCATTGAGGAG CTGGCGATTGCAAAAAATAACATAATCAAACTGCAAGAGGAGAACCATCAGCTTAGAAATGAGAACACTATTATTCTCATAAAAGCTCAGCAGCAACTTGAG GTGACCCAGGTTGACGTGGATGTGGAGCTGGACACCTATAAGCAGTCGAGGCAGGGCCTTGACGAGATGTACAACGAGGCCAGGAGACAGCTCAGGGAGGAGTGTCAACTACGCCAG GATGTGGAAAATGAGTTGGTGGTACAGGTGAGCATGAAGCAGGAGATGGATCTGGCCATGAAACTGTTGGAGAAGGACATTCACGAAAAACAGGACACACTGATCGGCCTGCGCCACCAGCTGGATGAAGTCAAGGCCATCAATGTGGAAATGTACACAAAAATGCAG ACTTCTGATGATGGCATGAAACAGAAGAACGACATGATCACTCGTTTGGAGGAGAAGACCAATCAAATCACAGCAACCATGAAACAGCTGGAGCAAAG ATTACAAGAGGCAGAGCGGGACCGCTGGACTGCAGAAGATGGAGCTCGCAAATTCAAGCATGACTTTGCCAACAAAGCCGACAGCCTCCAAAAGCAGATAGCCCAgagagagaagcaaat GCTGCAGCTGGAGACAGACCTAAAGATTGAGAAGGAGTGGCGGCAAACCTTACAGAACGACCTGGAGAGGGAACGAGACATCGTCGCCCAGCTCAGTGCTGAAGCCCAGCAAATAAATGGACTTAAAAAG GAGTTCCACAGGCTGCAGGATGAGAACAGCCAGCTGAAGGGGATTTGTGAAGAACAGGAGCAGGCCCTGGAGGAGCTAGGCTGCAAACTCAGCGAGTACTTGTCTATTTTAAACTCATTTGAT ATCAAAACTTAA
- the rufy2 gene encoding RUN and FYVE domain-containing protein 2 isoform X2 produces MATPAEQDLALAEAESNKEKSQVFGILRLQEEKSAGEKASTTSTTMMAGDGRWQAPIFALARKASETFSGSSSHVLAKVAEPTSFVNEWSVPALRDPMSMERTNLLNMAKLSIKGLIESALSFGRTLDSDYPPLQQFFVVMEHCLKHGLKVKKSFLGYNKSLWGPLEMVEKLCPEAGEIAASVRDLPGLKTPLGRARAWLRLALMQKRLADYLRLLITRKDLLSDFYDNSAVMVEEEGAVIVGLLVGLNVIDANLCVKGEDLDTQVGVIDFSMYLKNDIDDYRSGERNGQIAAILDQKNYVEELNRQLNSSVHGLQGRVDNLEKSNSKLIEELAIAKNNIIKLQEENHQLRNENTIILIKAQQQLEVTQVDVDVELDTYKQSRQGLDEMYNEARRQLREECQLRQDVENELVVQVSMKQEMDLAMKLLEKDIHEKQDTLIGLRHQLDEVKAINVEMYTKMQTSDDGMKQKNDMITRLEEKTNQITATMKQLEQRLQEAERDRWTAEDGARKFKHDFANKADSLQKQIAQREKQMLQLETDLKIEKEWRQTLQNDLERERDIVAQLSAEAQQINGLKKEFHRLQDENSQLKGICEEQEQALEELGCKLSESKLKIEDIKEANKALQHHCRNCGEIFCNACSDNELPLPASPKPVRVCDTCHALLLQRCSSNAT; encoded by the exons ATGGCGACACCTGCAGAGCAAGACCTTGCATTAGCTGAAGCAGAAAGCAACAAGGAGAAGTCTCAAGTATTTGGAATCCTTAGGTTACAGGAAGAAAAATCGGCCGGTGAAAAAGCTAGCACCACGTCCACGACCATGATGGCAGGGGATGGGAGATGGCAGGCGCCCATATTTGCCCTAGCCAGGAAAGCATCGGAGACCTTTTCAGGAAGCAGCAGTCATGTTCTGGCAAAGGTAGCGGAACCCACATCTTTTGTAAACGAATGGAGTGTCCCAG CTCTGCGGGACCCTATGTCGATGGAGAGAACTAATCTGCTGAACATGGCCAAGCTCAGCATCAAAGGCCTGATCGAGTCGGCCCTCAGTTTTGGACGCACCCTGGACTCCGACTACCCTCCACTCCAGCAGTTCTTTGTTGTCATGGAGCACTGCCTCAAACATGGCCTCAAAG TGAAGAAGTCCTTTCTTGGATACAACAAGTCACTGTGGGGTCCTCTGGAGATGGTGGAGAAGTTGTGTCCTGAGGCAGGAGAGATTGCAGCCAGCGTCAGGGACCTACCAGGactaaa GACTCCACTGGGCAGAGCTCGGGCCTGGCTGCGTCTGGCCCTGATGCAGAAGAGGCTGGCTGATTACCTCCGCCTTCTGATCACCAGAAAGGACCTGCTGAG TGATTTCTATGATAACTCTGCTGTgatggtagaggaggagggtgcTGTCATCGTTGGCCTGCTGGTGGGACTCAATGTGATCGATGCCAACCTGTGTGTCAAGGGCGAGGACCTGGATACACAG GTTGGGGTCATTGACTTTTCAATGTACTTGAAAAATGACATTGATGACTACAGAAGTGGAGAAAG AAATGGTCAAATAGCAGCCATCCTAGACCAGAAGAACTATGTTGAAGAATTAAATAGGCAGCTTAA TTCTTCAGTACACGGCTTACAAGGGAGGGTCGATAACTTGGAGAAATCAAACTCTAAACTCATTGAGGAG CTGGCGATTGCAAAAAATAACATAATCAAACTGCAAGAGGAGAACCATCAGCTTAGAAATGAGAACACTATTATTCTCATAAAAGCTCAGCAGCAACTTGAG GTGACCCAGGTTGACGTGGATGTGGAGCTGGACACCTATAAGCAGTCGAGGCAGGGCCTTGACGAGATGTACAACGAGGCCAGGAGACAGCTCAGGGAGGAGTGTCAACTACGCCAG GATGTGGAAAATGAGTTGGTGGTACAGGTGAGCATGAAGCAGGAGATGGATCTGGCCATGAAACTGTTGGAGAAGGACATTCACGAAAAACAGGACACACTGATCGGCCTGCGCCACCAGCTGGATGAAGTCAAGGCCATCAATGTGGAAATGTACACAAAAATGCAG ACTTCTGATGATGGCATGAAACAGAAGAACGACATGATCACTCGTTTGGAGGAGAAGACCAATCAAATCACAGCAACCATGAAACAGCTGGAGCAAAG ATTACAAGAGGCAGAGCGGGACCGCTGGACTGCAGAAGATGGAGCTCGCAAATTCAAGCATGACTTTGCCAACAAAGCCGACAGCCTCCAAAAGCAGATAGCCCAgagagagaagcaaat GCTGCAGCTGGAGACAGACCTAAAGATTGAGAAGGAGTGGCGGCAAACCTTACAGAACGACCTGGAGAGGGAACGAGACATCGTCGCCCAGCTCAGTGCTGAAGCCCAGCAAATAAATGGACTTAAAAAG GAGTTCCACAGGCTGCAGGATGAGAACAGCCAGCTGAAGGGGATTTGTGAAGAACAGGAGCAGGCCCTGGAGGAGCTAGGCTGCAAACTCAGCGA ATCAAAACTTAAAATCGAAGACATAAAAGAGGCAAATAAAGCTCTTCAG CACCACTGTAGAAACTGTGGGGAGATCTTCTGCAATGCATGCTCTGACAACGAGCTGCCCCTCCCTGCATCGCCAAAACCAGTGAGGGTCTGTGATACGTGCCACGCCCTTCTCCTCCAACGCTGCTCCTCCAATGCCACGTGA
- the rufy2 gene encoding RUN and FYVE domain-containing protein 2 isoform X1, whose product MATPAEQDLALAEAESNKEKSQVFGILRLQEEKSAGEKASTTSTTMMAGDGRWQAPIFALARKASETFSGSSSHVLAKVAEPTSFVNEWSVPALRDPMSMERTNLLNMAKLSIKGLIESALSFGRTLDSDYPPLQQFFVVMEHCLKHGLKVKKSFLGYNKSLWGPLEMVEKLCPEAGEIAASVRDLPGLKTPLGRARAWLRLALMQKRLADYLRLLITRKDLLSDFYDNSAVMVEEEGAVIVGLLVGLNVIDANLCVKGEDLDTQVGVIDFSMYLKNDIDDYRSGERNGQIAAILDQKNYVEELNRQLNSSVHGLQGRVDNLEKSNSKLIEELAIAKNNIIKLQEENHQLRNENTIILIKAQQQLEVTQVDVDVELDTYKQSRQGLDEMYNEARRQLREECQLRQDVENELVVQVSMKQEMDLAMKLLEKDIHEKQDTLIGLRHQLDEVKAINVEMYTKMQTSDDGMKQKNDMITRLEEKTNQITATMKQLEQRLQEAERDRWTAEDGARKFKHDFANKADSLQKQIAQREKQMLQLETDLKIEKEWRQTLQNDLERERDIVAQLSAEAQQINGLKKEFHRLQDENSQLKGICEEQEQALEELGCKLSESKLKIEDIKEANKALQGGQVWLKDKDATHCKLCEKEFSISRRKHHCRNCGEIFCNACSDNELPLPASPKPVRVCDTCHALLLQRCSSNAT is encoded by the exons ATGGCGACACCTGCAGAGCAAGACCTTGCATTAGCTGAAGCAGAAAGCAACAAGGAGAAGTCTCAAGTATTTGGAATCCTTAGGTTACAGGAAGAAAAATCGGCCGGTGAAAAAGCTAGCACCACGTCCACGACCATGATGGCAGGGGATGGGAGATGGCAGGCGCCCATATTTGCCCTAGCCAGGAAAGCATCGGAGACCTTTTCAGGAAGCAGCAGTCATGTTCTGGCAAAGGTAGCGGAACCCACATCTTTTGTAAACGAATGGAGTGTCCCAG CTCTGCGGGACCCTATGTCGATGGAGAGAACTAATCTGCTGAACATGGCCAAGCTCAGCATCAAAGGCCTGATCGAGTCGGCCCTCAGTTTTGGACGCACCCTGGACTCCGACTACCCTCCACTCCAGCAGTTCTTTGTTGTCATGGAGCACTGCCTCAAACATGGCCTCAAAG TGAAGAAGTCCTTTCTTGGATACAACAAGTCACTGTGGGGTCCTCTGGAGATGGTGGAGAAGTTGTGTCCTGAGGCAGGAGAGATTGCAGCCAGCGTCAGGGACCTACCAGGactaaa GACTCCACTGGGCAGAGCTCGGGCCTGGCTGCGTCTGGCCCTGATGCAGAAGAGGCTGGCTGATTACCTCCGCCTTCTGATCACCAGAAAGGACCTGCTGAG TGATTTCTATGATAACTCTGCTGTgatggtagaggaggagggtgcTGTCATCGTTGGCCTGCTGGTGGGACTCAATGTGATCGATGCCAACCTGTGTGTCAAGGGCGAGGACCTGGATACACAG GTTGGGGTCATTGACTTTTCAATGTACTTGAAAAATGACATTGATGACTACAGAAGTGGAGAAAG AAATGGTCAAATAGCAGCCATCCTAGACCAGAAGAACTATGTTGAAGAATTAAATAGGCAGCTTAA TTCTTCAGTACACGGCTTACAAGGGAGGGTCGATAACTTGGAGAAATCAAACTCTAAACTCATTGAGGAG CTGGCGATTGCAAAAAATAACATAATCAAACTGCAAGAGGAGAACCATCAGCTTAGAAATGAGAACACTATTATTCTCATAAAAGCTCAGCAGCAACTTGAG GTGACCCAGGTTGACGTGGATGTGGAGCTGGACACCTATAAGCAGTCGAGGCAGGGCCTTGACGAGATGTACAACGAGGCCAGGAGACAGCTCAGGGAGGAGTGTCAACTACGCCAG GATGTGGAAAATGAGTTGGTGGTACAGGTGAGCATGAAGCAGGAGATGGATCTGGCCATGAAACTGTTGGAGAAGGACATTCACGAAAAACAGGACACACTGATCGGCCTGCGCCACCAGCTGGATGAAGTCAAGGCCATCAATGTGGAAATGTACACAAAAATGCAG ACTTCTGATGATGGCATGAAACAGAAGAACGACATGATCACTCGTTTGGAGGAGAAGACCAATCAAATCACAGCAACCATGAAACAGCTGGAGCAAAG ATTACAAGAGGCAGAGCGGGACCGCTGGACTGCAGAAGATGGAGCTCGCAAATTCAAGCATGACTTTGCCAACAAAGCCGACAGCCTCCAAAAGCAGATAGCCCAgagagagaagcaaat GCTGCAGCTGGAGACAGACCTAAAGATTGAGAAGGAGTGGCGGCAAACCTTACAGAACGACCTGGAGAGGGAACGAGACATCGTCGCCCAGCTCAGTGCTGAAGCCCAGCAAATAAATGGACTTAAAAAG GAGTTCCACAGGCTGCAGGATGAGAACAGCCAGCTGAAGGGGATTTGTGAAGAACAGGAGCAGGCCCTGGAGGAGCTAGGCTGCAAACTCAGCGA ATCAAAACTTAAAATCGAAGACATAAAAGAGGCAAATAAAGCTCTTCAG GGAGGGCAGGTCTGGCTGAAGGACAAAGATGCTACCCACTGTAAACTTTGTGAAAAGGAGTTCTCCATCTCTAGGAGAAAG CACCACTGTAGAAACTGTGGGGAGATCTTCTGCAATGCATGCTCTGACAACGAGCTGCCCCTCCCTGCATCGCCAAAACCAGTGAGGGTCTGTGATACGTGCCACGCCCTTCTCCTCCAACGCTGCTCCTCCAATGCCACGTGA